From the genome of Aerococcus urinaehominis:
GTCTGCAGACACGTAAGGTTAAGGATGTTATTAACCAAGTTGACCTCTTTCACGCTTTAGACCGAATAAAATTAGCTAAGGAAATAAACAAACGGGCTGACCACGTGATTGATTGTTTAGTTCAAGTGAATGTCTCTGGCGAGGCCAGTAAACATGGCTTGGCGCCTGACCAGCTACTGGATTTCATTGATCAGCTAGCTGACTATCCAAAAATAAGAGTACAAGGTTTGATGACTATGGCACCTGCCCATGCTGGAGTAAATGATCTGCATAAGTATTTTAGCCAATTGCGGCAACTTGGCCAGCAAGTGGTTAGTCGCCAACTTAGTTATGCCCCTTGTCAGGAATTGAGTATGGGGATGTCGGGAGACTATCCTGTTGCTATTGCTGAAGGTGCTACCATGGTACGTATTGGCTCTGCATTTTTCCAAAAGGAGACCATTAATGACTAGTCTTGTCTATCTTATTAATCGTTTGATTACGATTTATATCTATATTTTAATTATCGATGCCATCCTTTCTTGGTTTCCTAATGCCAGGCAGTCTGCCTTTGGCCGCTTTATCAGTCGTCTAGCAGACCCTTATATTGAGATATTTGATGCCTTTATTCCAAGTATTGGGGGCCTCAGTTTCAATGTAATTATCGGTATTTTTGTTTTACAATTGGTACAACGCGGATTGATATACTTACTATAAAAGGAGGTTAGCTATAAGCTATGTGTCA
Proteins encoded in this window:
- a CDS encoding YggS family pyridoxal phosphate-dependent enzyme encodes the protein MTISENVNRLQAGIDQAKAQSASSSQKVTLICVSKYHTVDEAMAVYQAGVRNFAENRVEGFLEKKAAMPKDITWHLIGSLQTRKVKDVINQVDLFHALDRIKLAKEINKRADHVIDCLVQVNVSGEASKHGLAPDQLLDFIDQLADYPKIRVQGLMTMAPAHAGVNDLHKYFSQLRQLGQQVVSRQLSYAPCQELSMGMSGDYPVAIAEGATMVRIGSAFFQKETIND
- a CDS encoding YggT family protein → MTSLVYLINRLITIYIYILIIDAILSWFPNARQSAFGRFISRLADPYIEIFDAFIPSIGGLSFNVIIGIFVLQLVQRGLIYLL